In Geobacter anodireducens, a genomic segment contains:
- a CDS encoding dolichyl-phosphate beta-D-mannosyltransferase encodes MRTVVVIPTYNERDTIERLINDVLAQDKDIHVLVVDDNSPDGTGEIVDRLSEGMGRVHVLHRPGKMGLGSAYRQGFAAALAMGADFIVEMDADYSHDPATLPRFLEAMEGCDLVIGSRYLNGISVVNWPLRRLMLSYFANWYTRLITGLRIMDCTSGFKCFRRRAIESIDMRTIRSDGYSFQIEMNYRCVEKGFQVKEIPIIFIDRRSGSSKMSKKIVREAVFMVWKLKLGSVFGALFR; translated from the coding sequence TTGAGAACCGTTGTCGTCATTCCGACGTACAATGAGCGTGATACGATCGAGCGACTGATCAACGACGTGCTGGCGCAGGACAAAGACATTCACGTACTGGTCGTGGACGACAACTCGCCGGACGGCACCGGAGAGATTGTGGACCGGTTGTCCGAGGGGATGGGACGGGTTCATGTGCTGCATCGTCCCGGCAAGATGGGCCTTGGCTCGGCGTATCGTCAGGGCTTCGCCGCGGCGCTTGCCATGGGGGCCGATTTCATTGTCGAAATGGATGCCGATTATTCCCATGACCCGGCAACACTGCCACGGTTCCTGGAGGCCATGGAGGGATGCGACCTGGTTATCGGCTCTCGATACCTGAATGGCATCAGCGTGGTCAACTGGCCCCTCCGGCGACTCATGCTGAGTTATTTCGCCAACTGGTACACGAGATTGATCACCGGTTTGCGCATTATGGATTGCACGAGCGGGTTCAAATGTTTTCGCCGTAGGGCGATCGAATCGATCGATATGAGGACTATTCGCTCTGATGGTTACTCGTTTCAGATTGAAATGAACTATCGGTGCGTGGAAAAGGGTTTTCAGGTGAAGGAAATCCCCATTATCTTCATCGACCGGCGCTCGGGCAGCTCCAAAATGTCCAAGAAAATCGTACGCGAAGCCGTGTTCATGGTGTGGAAACTCAAGCTCGGCTCTGTTTTCGGGGCATTGTTCCGCTAG
- a CDS encoding endopeptidase La, with product MNVDHSMESLERGDLQRFPLLPLRDIVVFPHMVVPLFVGRERSISALEAAMNGNRMIFLAAQRNAKTEDPRQEDIYTTGTISQIIQLLKLPDGTVKVLVEGKQRGSLVSFLPNPDYFMAEIQPHLESLEANTEVEALIRSTKSVFEGYVKLTKGIPQEVVSAVGGIVESGKLADTLAPHLNLKLADKQQLLDIVNPHERLEKLLSFIEAELELLQLENKIRTRVKKQMEKNQKEYYLNEQMRAIQKELGAKDDFRQELLELEDKATKGKLSKEARQKALAELKKLKLMSPASAEAAVVRNYVDWLVSLPWAKMTREKHDILGAEEVLNADHYGLEKVKERILEYLSVQALVKKLKGPILCLVGPPGVGKTSLARSIATATGRHFVKMSLGGMRDEAEVRGHRRTYVGAMPGKIIQNLKKAGSNNPVFLLDEIDKMSSDFRGDPASALLEVLDPEQNAHFSDHFLDVEYDLSHVMFIATANSTHSIPRPLLDRMEVIRLEGYTEHEKLAIAERYLIGKQMAANGLSEQRVSISGKAVSEIIRYYTREAGVRNLERDIATLCRKAAHRVVKGEKKKIVIQPKNLPGFLGPRKYRIGTAEDKDAPGYATGLAWTEVGGDLLTIEVAVVPGTGKLLITGKLGEVMQESAQAAMTYVRSRAQILGIDKGFHQKADIHIHVPEGAIPKDGPSAGITMATAIVSALTGRPVRHDLAMTGEITLRGNVLVIGGLKEKLLAAGRGGISTVVIPEENRKDLAEIPREVTVGLTIVPVRHMDEVLSHALLAEGVAGGAPYRTSEGHPLIPEKETVTAH from the coding sequence ATGAACGTTGACCATAGTATGGAAAGTCTGGAAAGAGGGGATCTGCAAAGATTCCCTCTTTTACCGTTAAGGGACATTGTTGTTTTCCCGCACATGGTAGTTCCTCTTTTTGTGGGGCGGGAGCGTTCGATCTCCGCCCTTGAGGCGGCCATGAACGGCAACAGGATGATCTTTCTCGCCGCCCAGAGAAATGCCAAAACGGAAGATCCCCGGCAGGAAGACATCTACACGACCGGTACCATCTCACAGATCATACAGCTCCTGAAGCTCCCCGACGGTACAGTCAAGGTGTTGGTTGAGGGCAAACAGCGGGGCAGTCTTGTTTCGTTCCTGCCTAACCCCGACTACTTCATGGCTGAAATACAGCCGCACCTTGAGTCCCTGGAAGCAAACACCGAGGTTGAAGCCCTAATCCGGAGCACAAAATCGGTGTTTGAAGGGTATGTGAAGCTGACCAAAGGCATTCCCCAAGAGGTGGTCAGTGCCGTAGGAGGGATTGTTGAGTCCGGCAAGCTTGCCGACACACTGGCGCCCCATTTGAATCTCAAGCTCGCCGACAAGCAGCAGCTTCTTGACATAGTGAATCCCCATGAACGGCTGGAGAAGCTCTTGTCTTTCATTGAGGCCGAGTTGGAGCTCCTCCAGTTGGAGAATAAGATCCGGACCCGCGTCAAGAAGCAGATGGAGAAGAACCAGAAGGAATATTATCTGAACGAGCAAATGCGAGCCATCCAGAAGGAGTTGGGAGCAAAAGACGATTTCCGACAAGAGCTTCTGGAACTGGAAGACAAGGCAACCAAAGGGAAGTTGTCCAAGGAAGCCCGTCAAAAGGCCCTCGCAGAACTTAAAAAACTGAAGCTCATGTCGCCGGCGTCTGCCGAAGCTGCCGTGGTGAGAAACTACGTTGACTGGCTTGTGTCGCTTCCGTGGGCAAAGATGACTCGTGAAAAACACGACATCCTCGGTGCTGAAGAGGTGTTGAACGCCGACCATTATGGTCTTGAAAAGGTCAAGGAGCGCATTTTGGAGTACCTCTCCGTCCAGGCGCTCGTTAAGAAGTTGAAGGGACCAATCCTCTGTCTGGTTGGTCCGCCCGGGGTGGGCAAGACCTCTCTTGCCCGGTCAATCGCCACGGCGACCGGTCGTCATTTTGTCAAAATGTCGCTCGGCGGGATGCGTGACGAAGCGGAGGTCCGTGGCCATCGCCGCACCTATGTGGGAGCCATGCCCGGCAAGATCATCCAGAATCTCAAAAAGGCGGGAAGTAACAACCCTGTCTTTCTGTTGGACGAGATTGACAAGATGAGCTCCGATTTCAGGGGTGATCCGGCTTCGGCACTGCTTGAAGTTCTCGATCCGGAGCAGAATGCCCATTTCAGCGATCATTTTCTCGACGTAGAGTATGATCTTTCCCACGTCATGTTCATTGCCACGGCCAACTCGACGCATTCGATTCCCCGTCCCCTGCTCGACCGGATGGAGGTGATTCGCCTGGAAGGCTACACTGAGCATGAAAAACTTGCCATTGCCGAACGCTATCTCATCGGCAAACAGATGGCAGCCAATGGCCTGTCCGAGCAACGGGTCAGCATTTCCGGGAAGGCTGTCAGTGAAATAATCCGCTATTACACGCGTGAAGCCGGTGTGCGCAACCTGGAGCGCGATATTGCGACGCTCTGTCGCAAGGCTGCTCATCGTGTGGTCAAGGGTGAGAAAAAGAAGATCGTAATTCAACCCAAGAATCTGCCCGGGTTCCTTGGACCTCGCAAGTACCGGATCGGGACGGCAGAGGACAAAGATGCTCCCGGCTATGCCACGGGTCTTGCCTGGACCGAAGTGGGCGGGGACCTGCTTACCATTGAGGTGGCAGTGGTGCCCGGCACCGGAAAGCTCCTCATTACCGGAAAGCTGGGGGAGGTCATGCAGGAGTCGGCACAGGCGGCCATGACCTATGTGCGCTCACGGGCGCAGATACTGGGTATTGACAAAGGGTTTCACCAGAAAGCGGATATACATATTCATGTGCCGGAAGGGGCAATCCCCAAGGATGGTCCATCGGCCGGCATTACCATGGCTACGGCAATAGTTTCGGCGCTGACCGGCAGGCCGGTGCGCCATGATCTTGCCATGACGGGTGAAATTACCCTCCGCGGCAACGTGCTTGTCATCGGGGGACTCAAGGAAAAGCTTCTGGCCGCAGGGCGAGGAGGGATTTCCACGGTTGTCATCCCAGAGGAAAACAGGAAGGATCTGGCGGAAATCCCACGGGAGGTTACGGTGGGGCTCACTATTGTTCCAGTACGCCATATGGACGAAGTGCTTTCCCACGCACTTCTGGCTGAAGGGGTTGCCGGCGGAGCTCCCTACCGTACCTCGGAGGGGCATCCGTTGATACCCGAAAAGGAAACAGTTACTGCTCACTGA